A single Aspergillus puulaauensis MK2 DNA, chromosome 7, nearly complete sequence DNA region contains:
- the PFA5 gene encoding DHHC family palmitoyltransferase (COG:S;~EggNog:ENOG410PMPJ;~InterPro:IPR001594;~PFAM:PF01529;~TransMembrane:4 (i12-33o53-76i220-240o252-272i);~go_function: GO:0016409 - palmitoyltransferase activity [Evidence IEA]), translating into MARQPDPRITLAVARVIPVVLFGVIIYACYAVTKPLCIDYLIHPLPKYDRPSRVGAGAAIIAVFYALLLILLITYFRLLYSVVWNPDLLPRPSDLEKESAHPSSRHSQDRPWRKRKSHRKSKPTEISDKPEGDVERALDYNAGPMMLPWDTAGLENFYKKDVFVCQPDGRPMYCSKCCHYKPDRTHHCREVDHCVQKMDHFCPWVGGVVSETSFKFFIQFVFYTAVFCSFIMIVCAIFTAELKKDTGDVNPHWVIGIGLSGFFGLFTFGMTMSSMQLAASNLTTIENLNRRSAVWTLAIRVPNHVLSSRWAPTFHTVTYPLPPMPPPPPPPPQPPMPTHPGIGGGAQPPMSNYPGAGGGYPPPLPQPPTGAEQHVFAVLQTLPGENPFDLDNPLKNLQQVLGYSIVDWLLPLKRSPCADHSSFESEFAMGPVVSRLKREAGLELASAAEINDSSNNEAAPTHGQPKHKRRRGRHHHHHKRPE; encoded by the exons ATGGCAAGGCAACCGGACCCGCGCATTACTCTCGCCGTTGCCCGAGTCATTCCGGTGGTCCTTTTCGGCGTCATTATATATGCCTGCTATGCGGTTACAAAACCACTGTGCA TCGATTATCTGATCCATCCGCTCCCGAAGTATGACCGCCCGAGCCGCGTTGGCGCAGGCGCAGCGATAATCGCAGTATTCTATGCCCTGTTGTTAATCCTCTTAATCACCTATTTCCGATTATTGTATAGCGTGGTGTGGAACCCGGACCTCCTACCTCGACCCTCAGATCTGGAGAAAGAGTCTGCCCATCCATCGTCTCGGCATTCGCAGGACCGTccttggaggaagagaaagtcGCATCGGAAATCAAAACCGACCGAAATATCGGATAAACCCGAGGGAGATGTTGAAAGAGCGCTCGATTATAATGCGGGGCCGATGATGCTCCCGTGGGACACAGCTGGGTTGGAGAACTTTTATAAGAAAGACGTCTTTGTGTGCCAACCGGATGGGAGGCCTATGTATTGCTCGAAATGCTGCCATTATAAACCCGATAGAACCCACCATTGCCGAGAGGTGGACCATTGTGTTCAGAAGATGGACCATTTTTGTCCTTG GGTTGGAGGTGTGGTGTCGGAAACCTCGTTCAAGTTCTTCATCCAGTTCGTTTTTTATACAGCAGTATTCTGCTCCTTTATCATGATAGTATGTGCGATTTTCACTGCAGAATTGAAAAAAGAT ACCGGCGATGTTAACCCCCATTGGGTTATCGGCATTGGACT GAGCGGCTTCTTTGGCTTATTTACTTTTGGAATGACTATGAGCTCTATGCAATTGGCCGCCTCCAATCTCACGACAATCGAGAACCTCAACCGGCGATCTGCAGTATGGACCTTGGCTATCCGGGTACCGAACCATGTGCTCTCATCACGATGGGCTCCAACCTTTCACACTGTAACCTACCCACTACCACCCATgccccctccgcctccgcctcctccgcagccCCCGATGCCAACTCACCCCGGAATTGGAGGCGGCGCCCAACCTCCCATGTCAAATTACcccggagctggaggtggcTACCCACCTCCGCTCCCACAACCTCCAACAGGCGCTGAGCAGCATGTCTTCGCCGTCCTCCAAACCCTACCTGGAGAGAATCCCTTCGATCTCGACAACCCCCTCAAGAACCTCCAACAAGTGCTTGGATACTCCATCGTTGACTGGCTTCTCCCTCTGAAGCGCAGCCCATGCGCAGACCATAGCAGTTTTGAAAGCGAGTTCGCTATGGGGCCCGTAGTGTCCCGACTGAAGAGGGAGGCAGGACTGGAACTTGCATCTGCTGCGGAAATTAATGATAGTAGTAATAATGAAGCAGCACCCACACATGGCCAGCCAAAACATaaacgaagacgaggaaggcaccaccatcatcataAACGACCGGAATGA
- a CDS encoding uncharacterized protein (COG:S;~EggNog:ENOG410PTR0), translating into MLIGTDTAALGQYGARADREAGGHLDDEDDYDSEEEEEEEEGRKPQTGSKRKAPPPKRGRGRPKKAQAGTRTPQTYQLKARCREHEGPIDSEAGAGTIKFKDKNLAAFVGTLSSIGSGVSFTARKFTDDPRPRQSEWADYSAEQYERERVSRWH; encoded by the coding sequence ATGCTTATCGGTACTGATACTGCAGCATTGGGGCAGTACGGCGCTCGGGCAGACCgtgaagctggaggccatttagatgatgaagacgattacgattccgaggaagaggaagaggaagaggaaggtagAAAACCACAGACTGGATCCAAGAGGAAAGCACCCCCTCCTAAACGGGGTCGCGGACGGCCAAAGAAAGCCCAGGCAGGGACACGGACACCTCAGACGTACCAGCTGAAGGCAAGGTGTCGTGAACACGAGGGCCCGATTGATTCTGAGGCGGGTGCTGGCACTATAAAATTCAAAGATAAGAACCTCGCTGCGTTTGTGGGAACACTTTCCAGCATTGGAAGCGGGGTCTCTTTTACTGCACGGAAGTTTACTGATGATCCACGTCCACGCCAGAGTGAATGGGCTGATTACTCGGCGGAACAATACGAGAGGGAACGAGTGAGCAGATGGCACTAG
- a CDS encoding uncharacterized protein (COG:S;~EggNog:ENOG410PTR0) produces MVFSPATAGSSQKTAWLSESTAPLCGECSYPRSHLKGKKQLRDSPNFVRGQLQHYGVSFDESQLSGNGTMLLKRFLEAGKCDTVPAHIISLQEQMHREWIDTQDTEYIAGHPDLVMDAYFLRAGDRQPDRTKTTTVVAMPYPLQSEYRIGQMQEAAGKVSGLYQETARGCITQTAFMGWNSAAVKKAAKGHVAKEKKEFEAEKKRLKEEEDKLVAEKTEEHNEYLKSLKKKKTNPSPVGGYIIDCEEIEDN; encoded by the coding sequence ATGGTTTTCAGTCCCGCTACGGCAGGTTCCTCACAGAAAACGGCCTGGTTGAGCGAGTCGACGGCGCCTCTTTGCGGAGAATGTTCCTACCCAAGATCACACCTGAAGGGAAAAAAGCAGCTGAGAGATAGTCCAAACTTTGTTCGCGGCCAGTTGCAGCATTATGGGGTGTCCTTTGATGAAAGCCAGCTCTCTGGTAACGGAACGATGCTGTTGAAGCGGTTCCTCGAAGCGGGGAAGTGTGATACCGTTCCTGCACATATTATATCGCTGCAAGAGCAGATGCACCGCGAGTGGATCGATACGCAGGACACAGAGTATATTGCAGGCCATCCAGACTTGGTTATGGATGCATACTTCTTGCGAGCGGGCGACAGACAACCAGACCGCACGAAAACGACCACTGTCGTTGCCATGCCGTATCCTCTACAAAGCGAATATCGTATTGGGCAGATGCAAGAAGCCGCTGGAAAGGTTTCCGGTCTGTATCAAGAGACGGCTCGGGGCTGCATAACACAGACTGCTTTTATGGGCTGGAACAGTGCCGCAGTGAAGAAAGCGGCTAAAGGTCATGTTGctaaggagaagaaggaatttgaggcagaaaagaagagacttaaggaggaggaagataaacTAGTGGCTGAGAAAACAGAGGAGCACAATGAGTACCTCAAATCActgaaaaagaagaagacgaaccCGTCGCCCGTTGGGGGCTACATTATTGATTGcgaagaaatcgaagacAACTGA
- a CDS encoding uncharacterized protein (COG:S;~EggNog:ENOG410PNYB;~InterPro:IPR019607;~PFAM:PF10650), whose product MPHMGYPLMPGQLPTHSYVPQPQPQPSTNNLVHPSQSNATDSQLMAITSSRQDLDREEGELTDLEGATGTEKRGFRRPKGRAGGNWKYHGAGNGREHGLQAEQSQLATSGGLHPKHDDRSAIAAETRRESLSEIEEGEALPEPRASSRDSGSPYNPPMPTEAISPPMPKSLFEPMKTTSEGMGALDSLLPSSVDQHSSSINGVSLAQLRVQAQGALLSLAPHNIRYSELVGEGINPTILKQLYEEVGIKVPTTPLADLDPVAGSSDNLQPGASTSVINEKENQPTQHLEAQHGATPKLTSIEARPTLHSNQPNTAKPMERKDMIARMLAAKAAKSSSVPAPTQPDIETTVSSPQALPSAVDESTTTTPSRDTSVNEKEARVKEKNKAQTELARQRIEQLKKQGLMRNLQKSSSDSLIPEKELQNSVQEAPQAHASWTVQHPLPERPPVPESASLDQIPGLFMTEKVPEAINGAHVTPIQESIPESAPCPRSSQRKRPRASDFDEPIPLPKRAFSNSTSHEIPERLVIDISDDEFYGDEEEASVHAETAFAHPSDALTAEGLIRVYPPPADGLPHRPATSQSQGLSTSSTPNNLKNTEQEDLRKKDLQIQAMHRRIAELEQRKKAKLASRTQSPRASDLSPPELVNMPEISDPSMLNIDDKGVDEILGPMDADGLRKMKSKILRIQEIEAGVPSLDAEIHKSEMKLADTRSEGERLSSELAKGKEGRRQLLQELNTLKLEVSGLSLDRINVALIDMEAKEKMPVDVVQAQGYENKALEEDTAAPDLSEADEQAHEDTILAQHANPPTSNPPAADHVPDVPNVDIPVPDAPAAEPSDTSMSEDSSSSMDESTDDSSSDSGSLNEEIPDAQDPNMDPIAPMEEMVLAAPGLPNGPQGSQPEDALSTDKAPNAPTQTDMLSRAGAAESENLDSPESPASEAYEPPEPEESASASDTSYSPAPSPDFPSPDTNMEISGSSEEQSQVAGEPLTEKVQELDLQQPSQYPQIDLLDNTRRPEDSQRKFSPYTSPLKLFKAYRYHPDYNDKVSGGYRSLTYSHNIDPLKHFCPFETSGGVCNDRSCEYQHFRDMALSDDKILVQMGSLREGKTPEECDSYVAGLKETINDMRRDRVKDMNTVATEIAGYRRRFLQDPTRVLAL is encoded by the exons ATGCCACACATGGGATATCCTTTGATGCCCGGGCAGTTGCCTACGCATTCCTATGtgcctcagcctcaaccaCAGCCATCAACGAACAACCTGGTGCATCCTTCTCAGTCGAACGCGACAGATTCGCAGCTGATGGCGATTACAAGTTCAAGGCAGGATTTGGATCGGGAAGAAGGTGAATTAACTGATCTTGAGGGCGCTACGGGAACGGAGAAGCGTGGCTTTCGACGCCCCAAGGGGAGAGCTGGCGGCAACTGGAAATACCACGGGGCGGGTAATGGAAGAGAGCACGGGTTGCAGGCGGAACAATCTCAGTTGGCGACTTCGGGCGGGCTCCACCCCAAACATGACGACCGTTCTGCCATCGCCGCGGAGACTCGCCGGGAGTCGCTATCAGAAattgaagaaggcgaggcaTTACCCGAGCCTCGCGCATCTAGTAGAGATAGCGGATCCC CTTACAATCCCCCCATGCCAACAGAGGCCATATCGCCCCCCATGCCAAAATCTTTATTTGAACCCATGAAGACTACTAGTGAAGGCATGGGCGCTCTAGACTcacttcttccctcctccgTCGACCAACATTCGTCCTCTATTAATGGCGTTTCGCTTGCCCAACTTCGGGTGCAAGCGCAAGGTGCCCTCCTCAGCTTAGCACCACACAATATCCGTTACAGTGAGCTTGTTGGAGAAGGTATCAATCCCACGATACTTAAACAACTTTATGAAGAAGTTGGCATCAAAGTTCCAACCACACCCCTCGCGGATCTTGACCCTGTAGCAGGCTCCAGTGACAATCTTCAACCCGGGGCTAGCACGTCAGTCATaaacgagaaagaaaatcaaCCTACACAACACCTCGAAGCTCAACATGGTGCTACGCCAAAGCTAACATCCATTGAGGCGCGACCCACACTTCACTCTAATCAGCCCAATACAGCTAAACCTATGGAACGGAAAGACATGATCGCGCGAATGCTCGCTGCCAAAGCCGCTAAGAGCTCATCCGTCCCCGCACCAACTCAGCCGGATATTGAAACTACCGTCTCATCGCCTCAAGCCCTGCCTTCTGCAGTTGATGAATCTACAACAACTACTCCTTCACGAGATACGTCCGTGAACGAAAAAGAAGCACGCGTCAAGGAAAAGAACAAGGCGCAAACTGAACTTGCGAGGCAACGCATTGAACAACTGAAGAAGCAAGGACTCATGAGGAATCTACAGAAGTCGTCATCTGATAGCCTTATTCCAGAGAAAGAACTGCAAAATTCTGTCCAGGAGGCACCGCAAGCCCACGCATCCTGGACTGTTCAGCATCCGTTACCTGAACGCCCACCCGTTCCGGAGTCTGCTTCTCTTGATCAAATCCCTGGCCTATTTATGACAGAGAAGGTGCCGGAAGCGATAAACGGCGCACATGTTACCCCTATCCAAGAATCAATACCCGAATCGGCACCTTGCCCTCGTTCAAGCCAACGCAAACGTCCTCGTGCATCGGATTTTGATGAACCAATCCCCCTACCTAAAAGGGccttcagcaacagcaccagccatGAAATACCTGAGAGACTTGTTATCGATATAAGTGACGATGAATTCTATggggacgaagaggaagcaagCGTGCACGCTGAAACAGCCTTTGCACATCCTTCTGACGCTTTGACTGCAGAAGGATTAATCCGAGTATATCCGCCTCCGGCTGAtggtcttcctcatcgcccgGCGACTTCCCAGAGCCAGGGTCTTTCTACTTCCTCAACGCCGAACAATCTTAAAAACACCGAACAGGAAGACTTGAGGAAAAAGGATCTTCAGATTCAAGCTATGCACCGAAGGATTGCCGAGCTCGAGCAACGTAAAAAGGCAAAGCTAGCAAGCCGTACTCAGTCCCCTCGTGCTTCAGACCTATCCCCTCCCGAACTCGTTAATATGCCCGAAATATCTGATCCGTCTATGTTGAATATTGATGACAAAGGCGTGGACGAAATTCTAGGGCCAATGGATGCTGATGGATTAAGGAAAATGAAGTCTAAAATATTACGAATTCAGGAGATCGAAGCTGGTGTTCCTTCTCTGGACGCGGAAATACACAAGTCTGAAATGAAGCTTGCTGACACGAGAAGCGAAGGAGAGAGATTATCGTCGGAGCTAGcgaaaggcaaagaaggccGACGACAACTTCTACAAGAGCTCAACACCCTGAAGCTAGAGGTTTCTGGTTTATCGCTTGATCGTATAAATGTCGCATTGATTGACATGGAAGCAAAGGAGAAAATGCCCGTCGACGTTGTTCAAG CTCAAGGCTATGAGAACAAGGCATTAGAAGAAGACACAGCAGCCCCGGATTTGTCAGAAGCAGATGAGCAAGCTCACGAAGATACTATTTTGGCGCAACACGCCAATCCTCCAACTTCAAACCCCCCGGCCGCTGACCATGTTCCCGATGTTCCTAATGTTGATATACCCGTCCCGGACGCGCCCGCCGCAGAGCCATCAGACACGTCTATGTCAGaagactccagctcttcaatgGATGAATCTACAGACGATTCAAGCAGCGACTCCGGTTCGTTAAATGAAGAGATACCTGACGCACAGGATCCTAACATGGATCCAATTGCGCCCATGGAAGAAATGGTACTAGCTGCCCCAGGCCTTCCGAATGGACCCCAAGGATCACAGCCGGAGGATGCGCTATCCACAGATAAAGCCCCCAACGCTCCAACCCAAACCGACATGCTGTCTAGGGCTGGCGCTGCAGAGTCGGAGAACCTCGATTCACCAGAATCTCCCGCCTCGGAAGCTTATGAGCCGCCAGAACCCGAAGAATCTGCTAGTGCTTCTGATACGAGTTACTCCCCTGCTCCTAGCCCTGACTTCCCCAGCCCTGACACAAATATGGAAATCTCGGGGTCTTCAGAAGAACAATCACAAGTCGCTGGTGAGCCGCTAACTGAAAAGGTCCAGGAACTGGATTTACAGCAACCAAGTCAATATCCCCAGATTGACCTTCTGGAT AACACGCGACGCCCTGAAGACTCACAGCGTAAATTCTCACCCTACACTAGTCCGCTCAAGCTGTTCAAGGCCTATCGATACCATCCAGACTACAACGACAAGGTGTCCGGCGGCTATCGCTCTCTAACTTATAGCCATAATATTGACCCCTTGAAACATTTTTGTCCCTTTGAGACCTCAGGTGGTGTCTGCAATGACCGTTCCTGTGAATATCAACATTTCCGGGACATGGCTCTCAGCG ATGACAAAATTCTCGTCCAAATGGGCTCTCTACGGGAAGGCAAAACACCGGAAGAGTGTGACAGTTACGTTGCTGGATTAAAAGAAACCATCAACGACATGCGGCGCGACAGGGTGAAGGACATGAATACTGTGGCCACAGAGATTGCAGGATATCGTAGACGCTTTCTTCAAGATCCCACTCGGGTCTTGGCGCTGTAA